Proteins from a single region of Parambassis ranga chromosome 18, fParRan2.1, whole genome shotgun sequence:
- the LOC114450672 gene encoding protein S100-P-like: protein MSQLQNAIAILFQTFNDYARKEGKKDMLNKGEVKTLLEKELPGLLQAAKNPGEVDKFIKSLDFNGDSEVDFSEFMELVARVACIIHFSKI, encoded by the exons ATGTCGCAGCTTCAGAATGCCATAGCCATCCTGTTCCAGACTTTTAATGACTACGCACgcaaagaaggaaagaaggacaTGCTGAACAAAGGAGAAGTCAAGACTCTGTTGGAGAAGGAGCTGCCCGGTCTGCTGCAG GCAGCAAAGAACCCAGGTGAGGTGGACAAGTTCATAAAAAGCCTGGATTTCAACGGTGACTCCGAGGTGGACTTCAGTGAGTTTATGGAGCTGGTGGCCCGTGTGGCCTGTATCATCCATTTCTCTAAGATTTGA